A genome region from Thermotoga sp. Mc24 includes the following:
- the lgt gene encoding prolipoprotein diacylglyceryl transferase, producing MKKILAFLSIAAGSTLFFVFLFIFLSKVFSGEILLSRYIFRIGGFELRWYSTLILTGFLISYFVARKRAKNEGINLEEFDELIFYGVIAGIVGARLYYVLFNLKYYRNLWDVLKIWEGGLAIHGAVIGAFLTCFLYVRLKKPSFTFLQATDLFTSVLPLGQAIGRWGNFFNYEAFGVPTNLPWKMFVPEPYRPVVYKDYSFFHPTFLYESIWDLLVFFILSVYFKRYGRGHGEVTCLYFVLYSLGRIMIERLRVDSLMIGSVKAAQLLSAVLILLGFIGFLILRSSQELKRVF from the coding sequence ATGAAAAAAATCCTCGCCTTTCTCTCAATTGCTGCTGGATCGACGCTTTTCTTCGTTTTTCTGTTTATTTTTCTATCAAAGGTTTTCAGCGGAGAAATTCTGCTCAGCAGGTACATATTTCGAATCGGAGGCTTTGAACTCAGATGGTATTCCACTTTGATCCTCACGGGCTTTTTGATCAGCTACTTTGTGGCAAGAAAGAGAGCGAAGAATGAAGGCATAAACTTGGAAGAATTCGATGAGCTCATTTTCTACGGAGTGATAGCCGGTATTGTTGGAGCGCGCCTTTACTATGTTTTGTTCAATCTGAAGTATTACAGAAATTTGTGGGATGTTTTGAAGATCTGGGAAGGGGGACTTGCCATACACGGAGCTGTGATTGGAGCTTTCCTCACATGTTTCCTGTATGTCAGGTTGAAGAAGCCCTCCTTCACTTTCTTGCAGGCAACAGATCTGTTCACCTCCGTGTTGCCGCTAGGACAGGCAATAGGAAGATGGGGAAATTTCTTCAACTACGAGGCATTCGGTGTTCCCACGAACCTTCCGTGGAAAATGTTTGTGCCGGAGCCGTATAGGCCCGTTGTATACAAAGATTATTCCTTCTTTCATCCAACGTTTCTTTATGAGTCCATATGGGATCTGCTGGTGTTTTTCATATTGAGTGTTTATTTCAAAAGGTACGGGAGAGGGCACGGGGAAGTAACGTGTCTCTACTTTGTCCTCTACTCCCTTGGAAGAATCATGATAGAGAGATTGAGGGTCGATAGCCTCATGATTGGAAGCGTAAAGGCTGCTCAGCTACTGAGTGCCGTGCTGATTCTTCTGGGATTCATCGGTTTCCTGATTCTAAGATCTTCTCAAGAACTGAAAAGAGTTTTCTGA
- a CDS encoding DUF370 domain-containing protein gives MSFVSFGRKVFLPRERVIAVMPISTSVEKRLKNVDFYANKIINATFGKQARTAVVMDSGHVVLIPTRYKIALRVIWGRRRK, from the coding sequence GTGAGTTTTGTTTCCTTTGGAAGAAAGGTGTTTCTTCCAAGAGAAAGAGTGATAGCCGTTATGCCTATCAGTACTTCTGTGGAAAAGAGGCTCAAGAACGTGGATTTTTACGCGAACAAAATAATAAACGCGACGTTTGGAAAACAAGCAAGAACCGCGGTAGTTATGGATAGTGGACATGTTGTACTCATTCCTACCAGATACAAAATAGCACTGAGGGTTATCTGGGGGCGGAGAAGAAAATGA
- a CDS encoding flavin reductase family protein, which yields MDALGKLYTSTAIVTVNVEGKLNGITVAWVTRVSWQPPMVAVSIGKTRYTRELMDRTDSFAVCILGKDAKEIAEYFGTVSGRNTDKFKKYPYTMSEGNLPIPEGTIAYIECDKTGQFEAGDHIVYIGTVRRQKALKDEPPLIFGEHELL from the coding sequence ATGGATGCTCTGGGAAAACTTTACACCTCGACCGCTATAGTAACCGTGAACGTGGAAGGGAAACTCAACGGGATCACTGTAGCGTGGGTGACGAGAGTTTCCTGGCAACCTCCCATGGTGGCCGTTTCGATAGGAAAAACCAGATACACAAGAGAACTCATGGACAGGACAGATTCCTTTGCTGTGTGCATTCTCGGAAAAGACGCAAAAGAAATAGCTGAATACTTCGGAACTGTTTCTGGCAGAAACACAGACAAATTCAAAAAATATCCCTACACGATGAGCGAAGGGAACCTTCCCATTCCAGAAGGAACAATCGCTTACATTGAGTGCGACAAGACTGGACAGTTTGAAGCGGGGGATCACATCGTCTACATCGGAACTGTGCGAAGGCAGAAAGCACTGAAAGATGAGCCTCCTCTCATATTCGGAGAACACGAACTGTTGTGA
- a CDS encoding alkaline phosphatase, with translation MKRIFTLILISLLAALVFSQVKNVIYLIGDGMGLSQIYLTSMLEGKPLSFMKTPYIGLVKTHSANSWVTDSAAAGTALASGFKTNNGMINVLPDGTVVPTIFEVAKAYGVRTGIVVTCRVTHATPAAFYAHVKSRDEENEIAKQLVESETVDVVMGGGWANFLPKDLGGKRDDNLNLIELAKKMGYTYVRTKEELLKIPANSDKVLALFAPSHLDPASSRREEQPMLYEMVEKALEILSKDDEPFFLMVEGSQIDWEAHDNDIYGVWKEVVEFDKAVQVALDFALKRGDTLVIVTADHETGGLGLSSGDYRVDVDKIRNFKRTTDWIMANYSPKDREKFKEVVEEYFGLTLSDEDLDRISTSKDPKIALGRILGEKVGVGWTTTTHSGIPVPIFAFGPGAENFAGFLDNTEIPRIIMKLTGYSLQYPLLKEPATK, from the coding sequence ATGAAAAGGATTTTTACACTGATTCTGATCTCTTTGCTGGCCGCGCTCGTTTTTTCTCAGGTGAAGAACGTTATCTACCTCATTGGAGACGGTATGGGTCTATCTCAGATTTATCTCACCAGTATGCTCGAAGGAAAACCCCTCTCGTTCATGAAGACTCCCTACATTGGACTTGTGAAAACACACTCCGCGAACAGCTGGGTGACCGATTCCGCAGCGGCGGGTACAGCGCTGGCTTCGGGGTTCAAAACAAACAATGGTATGATCAACGTTCTCCCTGACGGAACGGTGGTACCCACCATCTTTGAAGTGGCGAAGGCTTATGGAGTTCGAACGGGAATCGTAGTCACCTGCAGGGTAACACACGCAACACCGGCCGCTTTCTACGCACACGTCAAGAGTAGAGATGAAGAGAACGAAATTGCAAAACAGCTCGTTGAGAGCGAAACAGTCGATGTTGTGATGGGCGGAGGCTGGGCAAACTTTCTTCCCAAGGATCTCGGCGGAAAACGAGATGATAACCTCAACCTGATCGAACTTGCAAAGAAAATGGGTTATACATACGTAAGAACAAAAGAAGAACTCTTGAAAATCCCCGCGAATTCGGATAAGGTTCTCGCACTCTTCGCGCCGAGCCATCTGGATCCTGCAAGCAGCAGAAGAGAAGAGCAGCCGATGCTCTATGAAATGGTGGAAAAAGCACTCGAGATACTGTCGAAAGATGATGAACCCTTCTTCCTCATGGTGGAAGGCTCCCAAATAGATTGGGAAGCTCACGATAACGACATCTACGGGGTCTGGAAAGAAGTCGTGGAATTCGACAAAGCCGTTCAAGTAGCGCTCGATTTTGCACTCAAGAGAGGAGACACTCTTGTCATCGTGACTGCCGACCACGAGACGGGTGGATTGGGGCTTTCCTCTGGCGATTACAGAGTCGATGTGGACAAAATCAGAAACTTCAAAAGAACAACGGACTGGATCATGGCGAATTACTCTCCAAAGGATCGGGAAAAATTCAAAGAGGTTGTCGAGGAGTATTTCGGTTTGACTCTCTCTGATGAGGATCTGGACAGGATTTCCACGTCCAAAGATCCAAAGATCGCACTCGGAAGGATCCTTGGAGAAAAGGTTGGCGTTGGATGGACCACTACGACACATTCAGGAATTCCCGTTCCCATTTTCGCTTTTGGCCCGGGTGCCGAAAACTTCGCTGGATTTCTCGACAACACCGAGATCCCAAGGATCATAATGAAACTCACCGGTTACTCCCTTCAGTATCCCCTTCTGAAAGAACCCGCAACGAAATGA
- the pheA gene encoding prephenate dehydratase: protein MKIYVSGKGTLMDTLRKELEEPEWQLTESIEDADLIVSSEILKISFSNQRIVDFYPIKEKSVPFYREKSIRFASIFPIFHGEFAYSEFYVVEKVTDEAIENFLDFLRRLGVVVKDVSWDDYEKLLDESCSVFYLGSAFRDPFLIDHVSYLLSWKEERETFLRRGKEVVVSLGEGSVPEETPNIIAKVLNALRAPSNITEMRHKIRLIDFILLRFIEERMKVARDVAREKKKTDSPIDIRDIEEQKIKEILDRTDLNPVRMRHIFEEIMKLAKEEEYRLLGISRTVAVLGPMGSFSDEMAMKLIGSRIPLKYCSTTDEIIEMVEKGEVDYGIVPIENSTYGTVIPVLDALLNHEVEVFGEAKLEIHHCLVAKKKLDLKEIKRIYSHPQAISQSLGFINTYLSHAEIRYTSSTSDAVNLLDDESAAIMSENAARMYGLLILRRSIQDLKEKNITRFYIIRRKTGKMEGRYTSLFFGVQDRPGSLKAVLDIFANRGINLRKLESRPARTFLGDYVFFVEVEAPLREEDIRDLERVTAFYKIIGVFDEIGELDVFK from the coding sequence TTGAAGATTTATGTTTCCGGGAAAGGGACTCTTATGGACACCTTGAGAAAAGAATTGGAAGAGCCAGAGTGGCAACTTACTGAATCGATTGAAGACGCGGATCTCATCGTCTCGAGCGAGATTCTGAAGATATCATTTTCGAATCAGAGGATCGTGGATTTCTATCCTATCAAGGAAAAATCAGTCCCATTCTACAGGGAAAAATCGATTCGGTTTGCGAGTATTTTTCCGATCTTTCATGGAGAATTCGCTTACTCTGAGTTTTATGTTGTTGAAAAGGTCACCGATGAAGCGATAGAGAATTTTCTCGATTTTCTGAGAAGATTGGGTGTTGTGGTAAAGGACGTTTCGTGGGATGATTATGAGAAACTTCTGGACGAGTCGTGTTCTGTTTTCTATCTTGGTTCAGCGTTTCGGGATCCCTTTTTGATCGATCATGTTTCCTATCTTCTTTCCTGGAAGGAAGAGAGAGAAACGTTTCTTAGAAGGGGAAAAGAAGTTGTTGTAAGTCTCGGTGAAGGGAGTGTTCCTGAAGAAACACCCAATATCATTGCGAAGGTCCTCAACGCTTTGAGAGCCCCTTCCAATATCACTGAGATGAGGCATAAGATCAGGTTGATAGATTTCATACTGCTCAGATTTATCGAGGAAAGAATGAAGGTGGCGAGAGATGTCGCAAGAGAAAAGAAAAAAACAGACTCTCCCATCGATATAAGGGATATAGAAGAGCAGAAGATAAAGGAGATCCTGGACAGAACAGATCTCAATCCCGTTAGAATGAGGCACATATTCGAAGAAATAATGAAACTTGCCAAAGAAGAGGAGTACAGATTACTTGGAATTTCCAGGACGGTGGCTGTGCTAGGGCCCATGGGAAGTTTCAGTGATGAGATGGCCATGAAATTGATAGGTTCAAGAATACCCCTGAAATACTGCTCCACAACTGACGAAATCATAGAAATGGTGGAAAAAGGTGAGGTGGATTACGGGATCGTACCTATTGAGAATTCCACCTACGGGACGGTAATCCCCGTACTGGATGCCTTGCTCAACCACGAAGTGGAGGTGTTCGGTGAAGCAAAGCTCGAAATACACCACTGCCTTGTGGCGAAGAAAAAACTGGATCTGAAGGAGATAAAAAGGATCTACTCTCATCCTCAGGCCATATCTCAATCTCTTGGATTCATAAACACGTACCTTTCGCACGCTGAGATTCGATACACTTCTTCAACGAGCGACGCTGTGAACCTTTTGGACGACGAATCTGCTGCCATCATGTCGGAGAACGCAGCGAGGATGTATGGATTGCTCATATTGAGGAGAAGCATCCAAGACTTGAAAGAAAAGAATATAACGAGGTTTTACATCATAAGGAGAAAGACAGGAAAGATGGAAGGAAGATACACCTCTCTGTTCTTTGGAGTTCAGGACAGACCAGGCTCTTTGAAGGCAGTTCTGGATATCTTCGCGAACAGAGGGATAAACCTCAGAAAACTTGAATCAAGGCCCGCAAGGACGTTCTTGGGAGATTACGTGTTTTTTGTGGAAGTTGAGGCACCTTTGAGAGAAGAGGATATTAGGGACCTGGAAAGGGTTACGGCGTTTTACAAAATCATAGGTGTGTTTGACGAGATAGGGGAGCTCGATGTGTTCAAATGA
- a CDS encoding DUF4914 family protein: MKTAVLDRFVFSDEVKDVIENAPEIIIPGSRKEILDLAIAGRDLFEVGYEVPGKGFVVEATVTRCKNGLVVNYSEPYMRRRDPNALVVGDDLETDKPRFKERFGKDFEPVRQETFEWLKKQELILLPFMAGGYDYGYPAVLIAPKNAGFFVGGLADLQFFVPASEVPENFKPKLYLFLAPPFRHTHFDGKQVVVHYRHNSHYEIFSYNLYPGPSAKKGVYGFLLHVGEKEKWITAHASAVKVITPYENELVIMHEGASGGGKSEILEEIHREPDGRIKFAENIVTGEKLYMELKQSCVLMPVADDMFLCHPNLQTGKKLVAKDAEAGWFIRVDHITEYGSAPDLERLTIHPPEPLIFLNIYAVPNSTALIWEHIEDEPGKPCPNPRVIIPKRFMKNAISEPVKVDVRSFGVRTPPCTKEKPTYGIVGLMQILPPALAWLWRLVAPRGHANPSIVSTKGMTSEGVGSFWPFSSGKMVRLANILLEQIIDTPETRYILVPNQYIGAYRVGFMPEWLAREYLSRRGGVRFRPDQLVPSKCSLLGFSLKEMKIEGNTIPKELLQPNLQPEVGEEAYEKGAQDLKDFFKRELKKFLTEDLNPVGREIIQCCLDDGSLNDYLKIIPMNF; this comes from the coding sequence GTGAAAACGGCTGTTCTCGACAGATTCGTGTTTTCTGACGAAGTTAAGGATGTCATAGAAAACGCCCCCGAGATAATAATACCAGGGAGCAGGAAAGAAATACTCGATCTTGCCATAGCCGGTAGAGACCTTTTCGAGGTAGGTTACGAGGTTCCCGGCAAAGGGTTCGTGGTCGAGGCGACGGTTACCCGCTGTAAAAATGGTCTGGTGGTCAATTATTCTGAACCATACATGAGGCGAAGAGATCCAAATGCGCTCGTAGTCGGCGACGATCTAGAAACAGACAAACCACGTTTCAAAGAGAGATTCGGAAAAGATTTCGAACCTGTTCGACAGGAAACTTTTGAGTGGTTGAAAAAACAGGAGTTAATCCTGTTACCTTTCATGGCCGGTGGATACGATTACGGTTATCCTGCCGTTCTTATAGCCCCAAAGAACGCCGGGTTCTTCGTCGGCGGTCTCGCCGATCTACAGTTCTTTGTACCAGCCAGTGAAGTTCCCGAGAATTTCAAACCCAAGCTCTACTTGTTCTTGGCCCCGCCATTCAGGCACACACACTTCGACGGTAAACAGGTAGTCGTTCACTACAGACACAACTCTCACTATGAGATTTTTTCCTACAATCTCTATCCTGGGCCCAGCGCCAAGAAAGGAGTTTATGGATTTCTCCTTCATGTTGGCGAAAAAGAAAAATGGATTACCGCCCACGCATCTGCGGTGAAAGTCATCACTCCCTACGAAAATGAACTCGTGATCATGCACGAAGGGGCAAGCGGTGGGGGAAAAAGTGAAATCCTCGAAGAGATACACAGAGAACCGGATGGGAGGATAAAGTTCGCCGAAAACATCGTAACCGGTGAAAAACTCTACATGGAGCTGAAACAATCCTGTGTTCTCATGCCTGTAGCCGATGATATGTTTCTATGTCATCCAAATCTCCAGACGGGAAAGAAACTCGTTGCTAAAGATGCAGAAGCTGGATGGTTTATAAGGGTTGACCACATAACAGAATACGGAAGCGCTCCAGATCTTGAAAGGTTGACCATACATCCGCCTGAACCGCTCATATTCCTCAACATCTATGCTGTTCCAAACTCAACCGCATTGATCTGGGAACACATCGAGGACGAACCAGGAAAACCGTGTCCAAACCCGCGCGTCATAATACCGAAACGTTTTATGAAAAACGCGATTTCTGAACCTGTGAAAGTGGACGTGAGAAGCTTTGGAGTGAGAACACCCCCCTGCACGAAAGAGAAGCCAACGTATGGAATCGTTGGGTTGATGCAGATTTTGCCCCCTGCACTGGCATGGCTTTGGAGACTGGTAGCACCAAGAGGACACGCAAACCCAAGTATAGTCAGCACCAAAGGCATGACCAGCGAAGGAGTGGGATCCTTCTGGCCCTTCTCTTCTGGAAAAATGGTGAGACTCGCCAACATCCTTCTTGAACAGATTATAGACACACCGGAGACAAGATACATACTTGTACCAAATCAATACATCGGTGCTTACAGGGTAGGATTCATGCCGGAGTGGCTCGCAAGAGAATATCTCTCAAGGAGAGGCGGTGTCAGGTTCAGGCCAGATCAACTCGTCCCATCGAAATGTTCACTCCTCGGTTTTTCTCTCAAAGAGATGAAGATTGAAGGAAACACCATTCCAAAGGAACTCTTACAACCGAATCTCCAGCCTGAAGTAGGTGAAGAAGCCTACGAGAAAGGTGCTCAAGACTTGAAAGACTTCTTCAAGAGAGAACTGAAGAAATTCCTAACCGAGGATCTGAATCCCGTAGGAAGGGAAATCATTCAGTGTTGCCTCGACGATGGATCTCTCAATGACTATCTCAAGATCATACCGATGAATTTTTAA
- a CDS encoding lactate utilization protein encodes MSLRDELWLWKKEKLAEHVANNLRKKKHEVWIVRDRGEVLEKVKELIPEGATVSAGGSLTLADTGVIELLRSGRYNFLDRAAAKTREEVEEIYRKSFWADYYFTSANTITEDGKLVFLDGNGNRVAAVVFGPKNVVVIASVNKVVKDVEEVRERLRYISPMNSRRLNLETPCTKTGFCADCTSPQRICNYFLVVESGVRQPGRFKVILTLEDFGL; translated from the coding sequence ATGAGTTTGAGAGATGAACTATGGCTTTGGAAAAAGGAAAAACTTGCAGAGCACGTAGCTAACAACTTAAGGAAGAAAAAACACGAAGTGTGGATTGTTCGTGATCGTGGAGAGGTTCTTGAAAAGGTGAAAGAGCTTATCCCGGAGGGTGCAACCGTATCGGCTGGTGGTTCCCTCACCCTCGCAGACACGGGTGTTATTGAACTTTTGCGCAGTGGCAGGTACAACTTCCTTGACAGGGCGGCTGCCAAAACGAGGGAGGAAGTGGAGGAGATATACAGAAAGAGTTTCTGGGCCGACTATTACTTCACCAGCGCGAATACCATAACGGAAGATGGAAAATTGGTCTTTCTCGATGGGAACGGTAACAGAGTGGCCGCCGTTGTTTTTGGACCAAAAAACGTGGTTGTGATAGCGAGTGTGAACAAGGTGGTGAAAGACGTAGAAGAAGTGCGAGAAAGACTGAGATACATCTCTCCTATGAATTCAAGAAGATTGAATTTGGAAACACCGTGTACAAAAACGGGATTCTGCGCGGATTGTACCTCTCCCCAGAGGATCTGTAACTACTTTCTGGTAGTGGAATCCGGGGTGAGACAGCCGGGAAGGTTCAAAGTGATTCTGACACTGGAAGACTTCGGACTTTAA
- a CDS encoding YceD family protein — translation MNWKVELSEIEKKKRFFLEGIFEKDGIELDVGFCRFLEPVRVKMVVAKTKDGFTVGGYVHTAIEHPCARCLEPARVEIRGVIEALYLPESMRKNVKEEKLESLKNIVYYHETEFDLSERIIEAIVVDIPEKVLCNPDCKGLCPYCGANLNEEPDHKCDKIPVVDSRFEILAGLRNKLKNREV, via the coding sequence ATGAACTGGAAGGTAGAACTCTCGGAAATAGAAAAGAAGAAACGCTTTTTTTTGGAGGGCATTTTCGAAAAAGACGGTATAGAACTCGATGTTGGTTTTTGCCGATTCCTAGAACCTGTTCGGGTAAAAATGGTCGTTGCAAAGACGAAAGATGGTTTCACCGTCGGTGGATATGTTCACACGGCAATAGAACATCCCTGTGCCAGATGTCTTGAACCCGCTCGTGTCGAAATAAGAGGAGTTATAGAAGCTCTCTATCTACCGGAAAGCATGAGGAAAAATGTAAAAGAAGAGAAACTTGAATCTTTGAAAAACATCGTATACTATCATGAAACGGAATTTGATCTGTCAGAAAGAATCATTGAAGCGATAGTGGTTGACATTCCAGAAAAAGTTCTGTGCAATCCAGACTGTAAAGGACTATGCCCTTACTGCGGTGCTAATCTGAATGAAGAGCCCGATCACAAATGTGATAAAATTCCTGTAGTCGATAGCAGATTCGAAATTCTTGCCGGGTTAAGAAATAAACTCAAAAACAGGGAGGTATAA
- the rpmF gene encoding 50S ribosomal protein L32, translating into MAVPKQKRSRSRTHHKRAKIYRAISVPLEKCPNCGEYKMPHRVCLHCGYYKGRQVLEISE; encoded by the coding sequence ATGGCTGTTCCAAAGCAAAAAAGGTCAAGATCGAGAACACACCACAAGAGAGCAAAGATCTACAGAGCGATAAGTGTGCCTCTTGAGAAATGTCCAAACTGTGGAGAATACAAGATGCCACACAGAGTTTGTCTGCACTGCGGCTATTACAAGGGAAGACAGGTGCTTGAGATATCGGAGTGA
- the plsX gene encoding phosphate acyltransferase PlsX — protein sequence MKIAIDVMGGDRAPDEILKGALLASKEVEGEIVLIGPEEIVKNRGLPCVFASETVKMDDSPLEVLRKKNSSMHVGLKLLSEGKVDAFVSAGATGPLFLGATSIVGKLEGIERPALGVAVPSLKGATVLIDAGANARVRPEHLVDFAFMGIVYSKVLGTESPKVGLLNMGSEENKGPDDIKRAYQLLKEFLGDTFFGNVEGHDINLGTVDVVVADGFSGNVALKTMEGTAKLITSVLKESIKDGGFLSLLGALLMKRSFDKMKEKLDPRSYGGTFILGVKGIVVKAHGSSDAKAIKHAIKVAEKGIRMNIVQEIERGISHVRNSGDGR from the coding sequence GTGAAAATAGCGATCGATGTAATGGGTGGTGACAGGGCGCCCGATGAAATTTTGAAGGGCGCTCTTTTGGCTTCAAAAGAGGTTGAAGGAGAGATAGTACTAATCGGGCCTGAGGAAATTGTGAAGAACAGAGGGCTTCCCTGTGTTTTCGCCTCTGAGACTGTTAAAATGGACGATTCCCCTTTGGAAGTTCTCAGAAAGAAGAATTCTTCAATGCACGTGGGCTTGAAATTACTCTCCGAAGGAAAAGTGGACGCGTTTGTGAGTGCTGGCGCTACCGGGCCCCTCTTTCTTGGTGCCACTTCGATTGTTGGTAAACTGGAAGGCATTGAAAGGCCAGCTCTCGGAGTAGCCGTACCTTCACTCAAAGGAGCCACCGTTCTCATCGATGCCGGAGCGAATGCTAGGGTCAGGCCAGAGCATCTGGTTGATTTTGCTTTCATGGGAATCGTTTACTCCAAAGTTCTGGGAACGGAAAGTCCAAAGGTTGGCCTTCTGAATATGGGATCTGAGGAAAACAAAGGACCGGATGATATCAAAAGAGCTTATCAGCTTTTGAAGGAGTTTCTCGGGGATACGTTTTTTGGAAACGTTGAAGGCCATGATATAAACCTTGGCACTGTTGATGTTGTGGTGGCCGATGGTTTCTCAGGGAACGTCGCGTTGAAAACCATGGAGGGTACTGCAAAGTTGATCACGAGTGTGTTGAAGGAGTCTATAAAGGATGGAGGATTTCTTTCTCTTCTTGGGGCGCTTCTCATGAAAAGAAGTTTTGACAAGATGAAAGAGAAACTCGACCCCAGGTCCTATGGAGGTACCTTCATACTGGGAGTGAAAGGAATCGTCGTGAAAGCGCATGGATCTTCGGATGCAAAAGCCATAAAGCATGCCATAAAAGTTGCGGAGAAGGGTATTAGAATGAACATCGTTCAGGAGATAGAGAGGGGGATTTCCCATGTGCGGAATAGTGGGGATGGTCGGTGA
- the glmS gene encoding glutamine--fructose-6-phosphate transaminase (isomerizing) encodes MCGIVGMVGENLKLEDLVISLQKLEYRGYDSAGIAYLGDNFGVYKKKGRIDVLRNGLKQKLNDRFFVGIAHTRWATHGEPNDINAHPHMDCKEEIAVVHNGIIENYREIREFLEQRGHIFSSETDTEVIAHLVEEEFEGDLLDAVLKAVKKLKGAYAIAVVHKSVPDTIVAARKGSPLVAGIGNGVGILASDVTPLLRFTKDVVFLEDGDVMVLRKDGFEVYNTDGVKQQRKIYHVDWDEKAAEKGGYKYFMYKEIMEDPQALVNALVGRVKNDRPFFEELEYYEELLKGADRIRVVSCGTSYYAGLVFKYFLENHTDIDVEIEVSSEFRYKRPHIKEGDILIAISQSGETADTLESVRLAKKHGAKIVSIVNVVGSTLDRESDVTLFMNAGPEIGVAATKTYVAELAVLYLLGLKIMEINGYWDREAEEILDKLVRMPELLENVLRKDPQIRELSEKYKDYRNFMYIGRGYGYPTALEGALKLKEITYIHATAYQAGELKHGPIALLDVDFPVFAVMPDDSLFFKTKSNVIESKSRNAPVIVLGTEGNRSLEEITGDIIHVPPTHESLYPLMMAPVIQLFAYHIADLKGLDPDKPRNLAKSVTVE; translated from the coding sequence ATGTGCGGAATAGTGGGGATGGTCGGTGAGAATTTGAAACTCGAAGATCTCGTAATATCTCTTCAGAAACTCGAATACAGAGGTTACGATTCGGCGGGTATCGCTTATTTGGGAGATAATTTCGGAGTGTACAAAAAGAAGGGAAGGATAGATGTCCTAAGGAACGGGCTCAAACAAAAGCTGAACGATAGATTCTTTGTTGGAATCGCTCACACGAGGTGGGCCACACATGGTGAACCGAACGATATAAACGCACATCCTCATATGGATTGTAAAGAAGAAATTGCGGTGGTCCACAACGGCATAATTGAGAATTATAGAGAAATAAGGGAGTTTCTGGAACAACGGGGACACATTTTTTCATCGGAAACGGATACCGAAGTGATCGCTCATCTTGTGGAGGAAGAGTTCGAAGGGGATCTGCTCGATGCCGTCCTGAAAGCCGTTAAAAAGTTGAAAGGAGCCTACGCGATCGCAGTTGTTCACAAAAGTGTTCCTGACACCATTGTTGCTGCAAGGAAAGGCAGTCCCCTTGTCGCTGGAATTGGAAACGGTGTGGGAATTCTTGCGTCGGATGTGACTCCCCTTTTGAGGTTTACGAAAGACGTCGTTTTTCTTGAAGACGGCGACGTGATGGTTTTGAGAAAGGATGGATTTGAAGTTTACAACACGGACGGAGTGAAGCAACAAAGAAAGATTTACCACGTTGACTGGGATGAAAAAGCGGCAGAAAAAGGTGGATACAAGTACTTCATGTACAAGGAAATAATGGAGGATCCGCAGGCCCTCGTAAATGCACTCGTCGGAAGAGTGAAGAACGATCGACCATTTTTTGAAGAGCTCGAGTACTATGAAGAACTTCTGAAGGGTGCAGATAGAATCCGCGTGGTGTCGTGTGGGACCAGTTACTATGCAGGGTTGGTGTTCAAATACTTCCTGGAGAATCACACAGATATAGATGTTGAAATCGAGGTTTCCTCCGAGTTCAGATACAAAAGGCCTCATATAAAAGAAGGAGATATCCTGATAGCCATCTCACAATCTGGGGAAACGGCAGATACCCTTGAATCCGTTAGGCTTGCCAAAAAACACGGCGCGAAAATCGTCTCGATTGTGAACGTGGTGGGTTCCACGCTCGACAGAGAATCCGATGTGACACTCTTCATGAACGCGGGTCCTGAAATAGGAGTTGCCGCGACGAAAACCTACGTGGCTGAACTTGCGGTGTTGTATCTCCTCGGGCTGAAGATAATGGAGATAAACGGCTACTGGGATAGGGAAGCAGAAGAGATTCTGGACAAGCTCGTTCGTATGCCAGAACTTCTGGAGAACGTGCTGAGAAAGGATCCTCAGATAAGGGAGCTTTCTGAAAAATACAAAGATTACAGGAACTTCATGTACATAGGAAGAGGATACGGTTATCCCACTGCACTGGAAGGCGCTTTGAAACTGAAGGAAATAACGTACATACATGCCACAGCCTATCAGGCGGGCGAACTCAAACATGGTCCCATAGCCCTTCTGGATGTTGATTTTCCAGTTTTCGCTGTGATGCCGGACGATAGTCTGTTCTTCAAAACCAAGAGCAACGTGATCGAGTCTAAATCGAGGAATGCACCTGTGATTGTTCTGGGAACGGAGGGTAACAGAAGTCTCGAAGAGATCACAGGTGATATCATTCATGTTCCCCCAACCCATGAGAGTCTCTATCCGCTCATGATGGCTCCGGTTATACAGCTGTTTGCTTATCATATAGCGGATTTGAAAGGACTGGATCCGGATAAGCCCAGAAATCTTGCGAAGAGTGTCACTGTGGAGTGA